In one Solanum lycopersicum chromosome 11, SLM_r2.1 genomic region, the following are encoded:
- the LOC101264776 gene encoding TOM1-like protein 5, with amino-acid sequence MAVELVNSATSDKLTEIDWTKNIEICELVARDHKQARDVVKAIKKRLGSKSPNSQLFSVNLLEMLINNIGEPVHKQVIDTGILPILVKIVKKKSDLPVREKIFLLLDAAQTSLGGASGRFPQYYSAYYELVSAGVEFPQRSLVSAEPPAPSNENRNNQRDNDHVSSRCEMKFPQAAPQKVPDNSILQKAATALEVLREVLDAVDPQHPEGAKDEFTLDLVEQCSFQKQRVMHLAISSRDEKLVSQAAELNEQLDRVLKRHDALLTVRPTSTSNPHDHGQSSEEEEPEQLFRRIRKGKARLQPEDEGSKVERPFGLLGSAVPGDMLHRPLIRPVVTEQKQENNIEKTAAVAIPPPPAKHAEREKFFQDNKSDGSAPSSHMRGLSLHSRNASSSRSGSIDFSE; translated from the exons ATGGCGGTAGAGCTTGTCAACTCTGCAACAAGTGACAAACTCACTGAAATAGATTGgacaaaaaatattgaaatatgtgAATTGGTCGCACGTGATCACAA GCAAGCTAGAGATGTTGTTAAAGCTATAAAGAAACGGCTGGGAAGTAAAAGCCCAAACTCACAACTCTTCTCAGTAAAC TTGCTGGAAATGTTGATAAACAACATCGGAGAACCTGTTCATAAGCAGGTTATTGATACAGGAATCCTTCCAATACTTGTAAAGATAGTAAAGAAAAAG TCAGATCTACCTGTACGAGAGAAGATATTTCTTCTTCTAGATGCTGCACAAACTTCTCTTGGCGGAGCTTCTGGGAGGTTCCCTCAGTATTATTCCGCATATTATGAATTAGTG AGTGCAGGCGTAGAGTTTCCTCAAAGATCTCTTGTCTCCGCCGAACCGCCTGCTCCCTCAAATGAGAATAGAAATAATCAAAGAGACAATGACCATGTTTCTTCTAGATGTGAAATGAAATTCCCACAAGCAGCGCCTCAAAAAGTTCCGGACAACAG TATCCTGCAGAAGGCTGCCACTGCTCTGGAGGTTCTAAGAGAAGTCCTTGATGCTGTCGACCCTCAGCATCCTGAG GGAGCAAAGGATGAGTTCACGCTTGATCTTGTGGAGCAATGTTCATTTCAAAAGCAACGAGTAATGCATCTTGCTATAAGTTCCAG GGACGAAAAGCTGGTCTCCCAAGCTGCCGAGCTGAACGAGCAACTTGATAGAGTTCTCAAAAGACATGATGCACTTCTTACTGTTAGACCAACCTCTACATCAAATCCGCATGATCATGGCCAATCATCAGAAGAAGAGGAGCCTGAACAACTTTTCCGAAG GATAAGAAAAGGAAAAGCTCGGTTACAGCCAGAAGATGAAGGCAGCAAAGTAGAACGTCCTTTTGGCTTGCTAGGATCTGCAGTTCCAGGGGATATGCTACATCGTCCCCTTATAAGACCGGTGGTTACAGAGCAGAAGCAAGAAAACAACATTGAAAAAACAGCTGCTGTAGCAATTCCTCCACCACCCGCAAAACATGCTGAGAGAGAAAAGTTCTTCCAGGATAACAAGTCTGATGGCTCGGCTCCGTCCAGTCACATGAGGGGCCTCTCCTTACATAGTCGCAACGCCAGCAGCTCTCGCAGTGGCAGCATTGATTTCAGTGAATAG
- the LOC104644531 gene encoding uncharacterized protein: MVSLFTSYFLPLVLVATIFNFQTSLCDINADEALITGICRQVQDLQFCLTTFRQIIPSHPYVPESVTRAAITKSLQNANDNRAFVEKAIANAKDKETKDLYTICDSSYELLITVLQDAAKSLTNKDYNGLENDLAKCPQFVSDCQNVLGSKTTREMVDRSRKQFDLVLMAKIAEQLIKK, encoded by the coding sequence atggttTCTCTCTTTACTTCATACTTTCTTCCTTTAGTACTTGTCGCAaccattttcaactttcaaactTCTTTATGTGACATTAATGCAGACGAGGCATTAATAACAGGTATATGTAGACAAGTACAAGATCTTCAGTTTTGTTTGACCACTTTTAGACAAATCATACCTTCTCATCCATATGTTCCTGAATCAGTAACCCGAGCTGCTATCACCAAATCATTACAAAATGCTAATGACAACCGTGCTTTCGTAGAGAAAGCTATAGCAAACGCAAAAGACAAAGAGACCAAAGACTTGTATACTATTTGTGACAGCAGTTATGAGTTATTGATAACCGTGCTTCAAGATGCTGCTAAATCCTTAACTAACAAGGATTACAATGGCTTGGAAAATGACCTGGCTAAGTGTCCCCAATTTGTAAGCGACTGCCAGAATGTACTCGGCAGTAAAACAACGCGTGAAATGGTAGATAGAAGTAGAAAACAGTTTGATCTTGTATTAATGGCAAAAATTGCTGAACAACTCATAAAAAAATAG
- the LOC101265388 gene encoding citrate-binding protein-like, with the protein MVHSSSHLLFTLFQLIVIQNHLFCKADPTDGFTPIPISQSNFEIQKPYDVPVNQRYSFIDGVHKFWVFKTDKPHTTSSQTKPRSEIRIKGNDYSSGVRQFEGYFYVPSGSSGVSIMQVFGASPSSTTLMLRVYDGTLYYYREKVIESNIYNRWIRLNVIHDVGASKLKVYINGILKHEPSGRGGDHHYFKFGVYTQDDESNRMESRWRGIKLFKK; encoded by the exons ATGGTTCACTCTTCTTCTCATCTATTATTCACTCTTTTCCAATTAATTGTAATTCAAAACCATTTGTTTTGCAAAGCTGATCCTACTGATGGTTTCACTCCCATACCTATTAGCCAAAGCAATTTCGAAATTCAAAAGCCTTATGATGTTCCTGTGAATCAAAGGTATTCCTTCATTGATGGAGTACACAAATTTTGGGTTTTCAAGACCGACAAGCCTCATACCACATCTAGCCAAACAAAACCCCGTTCTGAAATTCGTATAAAg gGTAATGATTATTCATCAGGTGTACGACAATTTGAGGGATATTTCTATGTGCCAAGTGGTTCATCTGGTGTGTCAATAATGCAAGTATTTGGAGCCTCACCATCATCCACAACTTTAATGTTGAGAGTTTATGATGGAACACTCTATTACTATAGAGAAAAAGTGAttgaatcaaatatttataatagaTGGATTAGATTAAATGTGATTCATGATGTTGGTGCAAGTaaattaaaagtttatattAATGGAATTCTCAAGCACGAACCATCAGGAAGAGGCGGAGATCAccattatttcaaatttggagTTTATACACAAGATGATGAGTCTAATCGAATGGAGTCTCGTTGGAGAGGAATTaaacttttcaagaaataa
- the LOC104644532 gene encoding uncharacterized protein, whose product MANRRTLFLILFITAVAAAAADSATNTTATVDIVSTSVHSIKPATKTARAKYSISPYELDSLLSVLRYSGYPLFSNAIDTSDIQFQILTGHTTLADASSMPAGSFTIFAPRDHFLYTLDMASDADAYVAALRSHVIPSRRLTITELRNLTPPYLDTLLPHYSILVEKSRGDDDFVTVDGIRVTDPNIFVGSRFVVHGLDGILLTGFNMYEDTLSQMGKGFFAPEKVEPFAHKSGRNSASAAKNGRFSRVTRKHRKLQYRRMWKSNYSVRRNGGEDDF is encoded by the coding sequence ATGGCTAACCGCCGTACTCTCTTCCTCATCCTCTTCATTACCGCCGTTGCTGCCGCCGCCGCCGATTCCGCCACCAACACGACCGCCACCGTTGATATCGTCTCCACCTCCGTCCACTCCATAAAACCGGCGACAAAAACCGCCCGCGCGAAATACTCCATTTCCCCGTATGAACTGGACAGCCTTCTGAGTGTCTTAAGGTACAGTGGTTACCCTCTTTTTAGCAACGCAATCGACACCTCCGATATCCAATTTCAGATTCTCACCGGCCACACTACCCTCGCCGACGCTTCATCGATGCCGGCGGGATCATTCACTATCTTCGCACCGAGAGATCATTTCCTCTATACTCTCGATATGGCTTCCGATGCTGATGCTTACGTGGCGGCACTCCGATCACACGTCATCCCTTCTCGCCGACTCACAATCACTGAACTCCGCAACCTTACTCCTCCATACCTCGATACCCTTCTTCCCCATTACAGTATTTTGGTGGAAAAGAGCAGGGGCGACGACGATTTCGTCACTGTTGATGGAATTCGGGTTACGGATCCAAATATTTTTGTCGGGTCGAGATTTGTTGTTCATGGGTTAGATGGGATTCTTCTCACTGGATTCAACATGTATGAGGACACTCTGAGCCAGATGGGAAAAGGTTTTTTTGCGCCGGAGAAAGTGGAGCCCTTCGCTCATAAATCTGGCCGGAATTCTGCGTCGGCGGCGAAGAATGGACGATTTTCAAGAGTTACTAGAAAGCATCGGAAACTGCAGTATCGCCGGATGTGGAAGAGTAATTACAGTGTCCGGCGTAACGGCGGAGAAGATGATTTCTAG